The genomic window aaaaaaaaaaaaaagagaataactACAAATAACTATTGATTTCATCCACTTTAATTATCATCACTACCTCCATGTAGTTTCCTGATTGGATATTAGATTAGGCAACTCGGTTGATCATGACATCACTTGCAATCATATTAAGAATCCATTAcaataaacataattttttgatTCTGTATTAATAGGTGCTACTTAATCTAATCCATCTACCATCATATAGAAAAACACAATGCCAAACTAACACCGGTACTAACAAAATATCCTAAAACGATCAAGTACTATAAAAATCAGGTTTAGCGCCTGATTAAATTGTGTCAAAGGCCATGTAACCTGAAAGGCAGTGTCAATTTATAATTGTTTTAGAGAAAACGATCACTAATCTGCGAGACCTTACTTCATGACTCACTTAGACAAACAAGCAATTAATCTATTTTAGATAAGCCCAATCCATCCTACCATGTCCGACCCAGTGAACCACCGTGCAAAGCTTTGGTTtacaaaatcaaatcaatatatcTACCAATGGAGCAGATCTTTGATCCAGATTCGAACCAGTTTCGAGTCACCAGCTTTGGCACTGACGGTTCCGCGAGATCGACGTCGCCTTCCTCGGGATGTACGCCGCCGGCCACCTCGGCGACCGCCTCGACCTCCGTCTCTTCCTCCCCGCCGGCATGATCGGCAGCGGCGCGTCGGTCGGCCTATTCGGCATGGGCTACTTCTGGCACCTCCACGTCTTCGGCTTCTACGTCGCCATGCAGATGCTCGCCTGCCTCCTCCAGGCCACCGGCTGGCCTCCTGTCGTCGCCGTCGTTGGTAACTGGTTCGGCGAGCGGAAGAGAGGGATTATAATGGGAATTTGGAACGCCTACACCTCGGTCGGGAACATGGGCAGCTCGCTACTCGCCGCCAGTGTGCTCCAGTACGGGTGGGGTTGGTCCTTCATTCTTCCGGGGGCTTTGATTGCTCTCGCTGGGGTTCTGGTATTCCTGTTCCTGGCGGCATACCCGGAGGATCTCGGGTTTTCTAGCCCTCGGAAGAAGGCCCAAGTGGCGCGAGATGAGGAGGAGGGTCGAGTGCATGATGGAGGAAGTGAAGGGAGAAGGAGTGCTGTGGGGTTTGTGAAGGCTTGCTTGATCCCTGGAGTGATACCATTCGCACTCTGCCTCTTCTTCGCGAAACTCGTGGCCTATACGTTCTTGTACTGGCTGCCATTTTCCTTAGCCAGTCTGGTAATTGTTCCTATACCTCCCCTGTTTAGATTTCAGCACTGCTACAAAGTTAGTCTTTCTATCAAAGCTGCGATCTTGATTGAGATTCCGTATGCAATGATATGTTCAGTGCATGGGATTGACCAGAGCAGATAAAGTAATGCGGGTACTCAAGCAGCAAAAAAATAGGGGTATGGGCAGCTATTCTTCTCTATATAAGGGTGTTTAGTAAATGACAGGCATGTTCTAGGATTTGATCTGAATTGACTCCATGATCCAAAGTAAGAGGATAATAATTGGACTTGtgtaagaaacttttttttttttttttgagaaaggattttcatggTTCATGTCAtggaagttcatgtcaggaggaTACCGGAGGGAGTGTGTTCAAAAGTAGCTTGGAGGTTGGAAGGCGAGGGGAGGTTCTGTGCTTCAATTTATAATT from Elaeis guineensis isolate ETL-2024a chromosome 4, EG11, whole genome shotgun sequence includes these protein-coding regions:
- the LOC114914114 gene encoding putative glycerol-3-phosphate transporter 4, with protein sequence MYAAGHLGDRLDLRLFLPAGMIGSGASVGLFGMGYFWHLHVFGFYVAMQMLACLLQATGWPPVVAVVGNWFGERKRGIIMGIWNAYTSVGNMGSSLLAASVLQYGWGWSFILPGALIALAGVLVFLFLAAYPEDLGFSSPRKKAQVARDEEEGRVHDGGSEGRRSAVGFVKACLIPGVIPFALCLFFAKLVAYTFLYWLPFSLASLVIVPIPPLFRFQHCYKVSLSIKAAILIEIPYAMICSVHGIDQSR